The nucleotide window ATCGCGAACGTGTACAGCGCCGAAGAAATGGCAGAGTTCGTGAAAGCCGCCGAGGACGGAATAACTAATCTAGACGAGAGAACGGACCTTCGGTCCTACAGACTAGAGACGAGAGAAGAATTGTCTACTAAAGACAATCTCTCGTCTTTCGTCTCTCCTCTCTCGTCTAAAAAATGGATCTGCGAGCGGAAAATCGATGGCGTTTCGCTTTCGATCGTATACGAGAACGGGCGTTTGAAGCAAGCGGCCACCCGCGGCGACGGAGCCCAGGGCGACGACGTGACTTTGAACGCTCTCACGATTGCAGACATTCCTGAAACCTTGGACGCAAAGAAGCTGAAAATCGACCCGAGCGAAATTCCGCAGGGCACTTTCGAAGTTCGCGGCGAAGTCTACATGGAACGCGAGGCCTTCGAACGCCTGAACGAGCAGTTCATCCTGGAAGGCAAGAAGATTTTCCAGAACCCGCGCAATACAGTTTCGGGTTCGCTTAAGCTCAAGAGCGTGGCCGAATGCAAGACGCGCCCGATGCGATTCTTCGCCTACCACATTCCGCAGAGCAACAACAAGACGCACGAAGAAAACCTGCTGCAGCTCAAGCGCCTCGGATTCCACACGAACGACTACTGGACTGCCGACACCACCGACGAAATCATGAAGATTTCGGAGCAAATCGGCGCGAGCCGAGACAGCCTCCCCTTCGAAATCGACGGCATGGTCGTAAAGCTGAACGACCTTGCCATGCAACGCGCCCTCGGGACTACGAGCAAGAGCCCGCGCTGGGCAATCGCCTACAAGTTCAAGGCCGAGCGCGCCTACACCCCGCTCCTTTCCGTAGAATTTCAGGTTGGCCGCACCGGGGCCGTAACGCCGGTCGCAAACCTTGCCCCCGTGCGTCTCGCCGGCACCACCGTCAAGCGCGCCACCCTCCACAACTTTGACGAAGTCGCACGCCTCGACCTCCACTTCGGCGACACCGTCGGCGTCGAGAAGGGCGGCGAAATCATTCCAAAAATCACCGATGTCAAAAAGGAACTCCGCCCGGCGGGGGCCGTCCCCGTGACCGCCCCCGACAAATGCCCGGTTTGCGGCGAACCGCTCACCCACATCGACGGCGAAGTCATTCTCCGCTGCGAAAACATGCACTGTGCGGCGCAAGTGCAATGCCTGTTCGAGCATTTCGTAAGCCGCGAGGCCATGAACATCGAAAACCTCGGCCCCGCCCTTATCGCAAGCCTGATTGCCACGGGCAAAATCAAGCGCATTCCGGACCTGTACCGCCTCACGCTCGAAGACCTCGAATCGCAGGAACGCATGGCGAAAAAGAGCGCCCAAAACGTCTACGACGCCATCGCCGCCTCCAAGGAGCGTAGCCTCGAAAACCTGTTGCACGGTCTCGGCATCCGCTTCGTGGGCCGCACCAGCGCCCGAAACCTCGCCAAGCACTTCCGCACGCTAGAAAAAATCCGCACGGCAACCGTCGAAGACTTGCAGAACGTGAACGACGTCGGCGAACGCATTGGAAAGTCCGTCTACGACTTCTTCCACACGGAACGCTACACGCAGGAAATCGATGAGCTCATCGCTCTCGGCTGCCCCACCGAATTCAAGGGTGTCGTAAAGACGCTATTCCAAGGTCAAACCGCGGTCATCACCGGAACGCTCCCGAATATGGAACGTGAAGAGGCCCGCAAGCTCATCGAAGAAAACGGCGGTAAAGTCAGCGGTTCTGTCAGCAAGAAAACCAGCTGGGTCTTGGCTGGTGAAGCTGCAGGCTCCAAGCTCACGAAGGCGAACGAGCTCGGCATCCCTGTGCATGACGAAGCATGGCTCCTCGCCCAAATCGCCTCCAGTGCAGACGAAGCAACAACCGAGGGCAAAGAAGGTACCATTGGTAGTGCAGCCCCTAAAGGCGCAGCCGATGCCGGCGAACAGACTAGTTTATTCTAACCTAAATTCATTTCAAATAGAAACTATTTTGCAGTTTCCGGTGTCTTTAGACTATCACTAGGCGCCAACCGATTTTTCACACACCTCAAAGAGAATGCTGAATGTTCAAAATCTTCGGCATTCATAAGATCGTCCTTGGAATTAATCAAATTCCAATAAGCGGAGCCCATTCCAGCACCACCTTCGGCCGCCCAAAAATACGCACTCGATCCAAGTTCAGCAAATTCGCCATCGCTGTAGCGGCTCCCTGCCGGTAATGCGTTGAAACCGCTTGCATTATTCGTCGATTCGCCCCCCTGGGCCCATCCTTCGCGACTCTTGAGAGCAGCACCTAGCCCCTTACGCTTATCGACGACATTCAGCCTTAACCTATCCCATTCCTCATGACGAGGGATATGCCAGCCCACAGGACAAATTCCCTGATGCTCCTGTACAACGGCCCCCTGCGCGACACTGTCTAACGAATTTTCAATAAAGTCCTCCGGAAGGCGCATTGCCACATGCCATGGGTAAAGCCTTCCGTAATTGCGGCATCGATTGTCCTTGTCCTCGTAGCAAAAACTGCCCACCGCCGCAAACCGCAAATTTTCAGCCATCCACACATCATCGCCAACGACAACCGTCCTATATCGATTTCCATCGCGGTTATCCGTAAGCGAAGTACTGTCATACAATTCATCATCGTCCGGCGGGTCCATCAAACAGCGCACAGAAAAAGCCGTTTCCTTGTTTGTGGATGCCATCACAAAATCATCATTGTCATAGGGCAACGTCCACGCAAGCGACTGCACAGAATCGCCTTCAGTGCCCGACCAAAATCCCGCAAAGATTTCTCGCCCCAAAAAGACTCCCGCCGTATCGCGGCTACCGCTTGCCAACCCCGAAAAGCCGAAACCGTCTTCGCCCAACAAGGCGTCATCACTTTCCTGCCACCCCTCGCGGGACCGCAAGTTCGTACCCACCCCCACAGCATCATCGATATCCTGTAAATAAGCGATGAGATTTCTAAAATCAAATACGGTGGGGATATGCCACCCCTTCGGACAAATGCCTCGGGGCTTACGTTTCATTATCGAATCACGCGCCTCCGATTTTGCAAATTTCTCGTCCAATTTTAAAGCCGCAGTCCAAGTGTACAGGCGTCCATATTTTTCACAATTTTCCTCCTTGTACTCATAACAGAAACTCCCCGGCACCTTTACGTTCTGATTTTTTACCATCCACACCTGGTCTCCAATATGAATGGTCTGCACCTCGGTATCCTGCACCTTGACAACCTGCGGTATTACCTTGGGCGGTGGCGGAGGAGGTTCTTTGATTTTATACAACTTATCTTCCACGCAGCGAATCGAGACTCCATCGTCCTTTCCCGCATAAACTTTGTCAAACGACCTTGAATCGTACATCAAGCTCCAGTAATAAGCACCACCGTCATCTATTTCTGTAGAAGACCAAAACTGCGCCGTCCGTCCCAAGTCCATAAATCCGGAATACTGCTGTTTTACACCGGCGGGAAGCGCGTTAAAGCCGAATTCATCAGAGCCCCCGGGAAGGCGGATTTCCTTTTCCCAAAGTTCCGACGACTTAAGACTTAAGCCCACGCCATCGCTAAAACCTTTTTTGCCCACATAGTATCTGAGCTTATACCAATCCTTGTTTGTCGGCAGATGCCAGCCCGCAGGACAAGCATCGTGATAAGCCCCCTTTTTGATGGACGAAAAATCAAACTTCTTGATGGAATGGTTATTGTAGAAATCCACCATACGCATCGCCATCGCCCAGTTATAAAGTCTACCGTAACGTTCGCAGTTGTAGTTACGATTTTCGTAGCAGTAGCTCCCTTTAACCTCAAAACGCAAGTTTTCGGCAAACCACCTCTGATCGCCAATTTGCACCGTCTTGTAGACACGGCCATCGCGCTTATCCTTGAAATCAGGCATTTTTTCGACATGCGCCAAAACCGTCTGGGACATCAGAGCCAACAGAAGCACCAGGACACCGTAAAAAGACCGCATAGGACAAACCTCCCAACATCCAATATATATTCAAAAAACGCAAACACTACATTTTTACGTTTTTTTTATACATAAACCCTATTCCAAATCAGAATATTACAGGCCATTCACTCTAGAGATATTTTTTTTCTAAATATAGGGTGTAATACATTCCAAGATAGGTTACCCTTATGGAAATCAACAAGGACATTGCCGACATCCGAGCAGCCGAAGCCATTCTTCATAAGAAGAAAAAATATCTGCTGTGCTACCACAATTTTAATGTCAAGAACTGCAAGAAA belongs to uncultured Fibrobacter sp. and includes:
- a CDS encoding FISUMP domain-containing protein produces the protein MRSFYGVLVLLLALMSQTVLAHVEKMPDFKDKRDGRVYKTVQIGDQRWFAENLRFEVKGSYCYENRNYNCERYGRLYNWAMAMRMVDFYNNHSIKKFDFSSIKKGAYHDACPAGWHLPTNKDWYKLRYYVGKKGFSDGVGLSLKSSELWEKEIRLPGGSDEFGFNALPAGVKQQYSGFMDLGRTAQFWSSTEIDDGGAYYWSLMYDSRSFDKVYAGKDDGVSIRCVEDKLYKIKEPPPPPPKVIPQVVKVQDTEVQTIHIGDQVWMVKNQNVKVPGSFCYEYKEENCEKYGRLYTWTAALKLDEKFAKSEARDSIMKRKPRGICPKGWHIPTVFDFRNLIAYLQDIDDAVGVGTNLRSREGWQESDDALLGEDGFGFSGLASGSRDTAGVFLGREIFAGFWSGTEGDSVQSLAWTLPYDNDDFVMASTNKETAFSVRCLMDPPDDDELYDSTSLTDNRDGNRYRTVVVGDDVWMAENLRFAAVGSFCYEDKDNRCRNYGRLYPWHVAMRLPEDFIENSLDSVAQGAVVQEHQGICPVGWHIPRHEEWDRLRLNVVDKRKGLGAALKSREGWAQGGESTNNASGFNALPAGSRYSDGEFAELGSSAYFWAAEGGAGMGSAYWNLINSKDDLMNAEDFEHSAFSLRCVKNRLAPSDSLKTPETAK
- the ligA gene encoding NAD-dependent DNA ligase LigA gives rise to the protein IANVYSAEEMAEFVKAAEDGITNLDERTDLRSYRLETREELSTKDNLSSFVSPLSSKKWICERKIDGVSLSIVYENGRLKQAATRGDGAQGDDVTLNALTIADIPETLDAKKLKIDPSEIPQGTFEVRGEVYMEREAFERLNEQFILEGKKIFQNPRNTVSGSLKLKSVAECKTRPMRFFAYHIPQSNNKTHEENLLQLKRLGFHTNDYWTADTTDEIMKISEQIGASRDSLPFEIDGMVVKLNDLAMQRALGTTSKSPRWAIAYKFKAERAYTPLLSVEFQVGRTGAVTPVANLAPVRLAGTTVKRATLHNFDEVARLDLHFGDTVGVEKGGEIIPKITDVKKELRPAGAVPVTAPDKCPVCGEPLTHIDGEVILRCENMHCAAQVQCLFEHFVSREAMNIENLGPALIASLIATGKIKRIPDLYRLTLEDLESQERMAKKSAQNVYDAIAASKERSLENLLHGLGIRFVGRTSARNLAKHFRTLEKIRTATVEDLQNVNDVGERIGKSVYDFFHTERYTQEIDELIALGCPTEFKGVVKTLFQGQTAVITGTLPNMEREEARKLIEENGGKVSGSVSKKTSWVLAGEAAGSKLTKANELGIPVHDEAWLLAQIASSADEATTEGKEGTIGSAAPKGAADAGEQTSLF